In the genome of Cryptomeria japonica chromosome 8, Sugi_1.0, whole genome shotgun sequence, one region contains:
- the LOC131031567 gene encoding galactinol synthase 1 translates to MAPEVPPEVFGEKAVTLRGGYSKRAYVTFLAGTGDYVKGVVGLMKGLRKVGSIYPLIVAVLPDVPAEHRRILSDQGCIVREIEPIYPPENQVQFAMAYYVINYSKLRIWEFEEYSKMIYLDADIQVYDNIDHLFYLTDGHFFAVMDCFCEKTWSHTDQFKIGYCQQWPCELGQPPALYFNAGMFVFEPSKLTYDTLLHTLKITPPTPFAEQDFLNMFFQKMYKPIPLIYNLVLAMLWRHPENVELDKVKVVHYCAAGSKPWRYTGKEENMQREDIKMLINKWWEIYNDPSLDFSRADVIPNAQILSSLQQVTENSLLAAITPMTPALSSLPPAA, encoded by the exons ATGGCTCCTGAGGTTCCACCCGAGGTTTTTGGAGAAAAGGCTGTGACCCTGCGCGGTGGATATTCCAAACGCGCGTATGTGACTTTTCTTGCAGGGACTGGAGATTATGTTAAAGGAGTGGTCGGGCTCATGAAGGGCCTGCGCAAAGTGGGAAGCATATATCCTTTGATTGTTGCGGTTCTGCCAGATGTCCCTGCTGAGCATAGAAGAATTCTGAGTGATCAGGGGTGTATTGTGAGAGAGATTGAGCCAATTTATCCTCCGGAGAATCAAGTCCAGTTCGCCATGGCCTATTATGTCATCAATTATTCAAAGCTTCGGATTTGGGAG TTTGAAGAATACAGCAAAATGATCTATCTGGATGCCGATATTCAAGTTTATGataatattgatcatcttttttaTCTGACGGACGGCCATTTCTTTGCAGTAATGGATTGCTTCTGTGAAAAGACATGGAGTCATACTGATCAGTTTAAGATTGGCTATTGCCAGCAGTGGCCTTGTGAATTAGGGCAGCCCCCTGCTCTGTATTTTAATGCCGGTATGTTCGTATTTGAGCCGAGTAAATTGACCTACGACACCCTGCTTCACACCCTGaaaatcacccctcccactcctttTGCCGAGCAGGACTTCTTGAACATGTTTTTCCAGAAGATGTACAAGCCTATTCCCCTAATTTATAACCTGGTCTTGGCTATGTTATGGCGCCATCCAGAAAATGTGGAGCTGGATAAAGTAAAAGTCGTCCACTATTGCGCAGCT GGATCGAAGCCGTGGAGGTACACAGGGAAAGAGGAGAACATGCAGAGAGAAGATATAAAGATGCTGATCAACAAATGGTGGGAGATATACAATGATCCATCATTGGACTTCAGCCGGGCGGATGTGATTCCAAATGCGCAAATTCTGTCTAGTTTGCAACAAGTGACAGAGAATTCTTTGTTGGCTGCCATTACTCCAATGACCCCTGCTTTAAGTTCTCTTCCGCCTGCTGCGTAA